A section of the Methanosarcina mazei S-6 genome encodes:
- a CDS encoding disaggregatase related repeat-containing protein codes for MIILLNRKSVIIFLVICFVLSGFSGASSAGSAPVVYVAGDGSGDYNCDGKDDHIQINQALKYVSENSAYTTVHLKGPFTYVINETLLIGNNTILEGDSGAKIKLVSNANWDVKKPMMKERSSGSHDITIRGFTIDGNREGNTNVESGKGYHNLIHLKNCQNINVYNMNLTSNHGDGLKTDSCSGIKLHDSTIYRLGHDGLYASSCSDIEAYNNTITCRTNSGLRLYNSNRARLHDNIITSDGSGGAGIEIQKYNSPVMDDIEIYNNVIYKTARVGMWIFGAGSYPDSSADLHIHHNQIYDTGTKSSSIIIGGIISDGFNALIENNVIDGVYGAGIVQKNVYSSAPSGSGYVLTLRNNIITNSRSSSGGSGCGVSNELTGTHSFVLQNNCFYGNEAGNCKNVQVSSSDIKADPRYADRNNHDYHLKSNTGRWNGKSWVNDGINSPCIDAGYSLSDYSAEPQDNGGRINIGAYGNTKYASKSGSAGDQAAGKVYDNRLREASPEAVFQNTSFIDIGGMSTGRYRDAMWFDLSKYETSAEIDNATLSLYWYYPAGKTRPEDTVIEVYRPASAWNPDYVSWNKRDRGIAWKNPGGDWYDKNGVLQGSTPYATVTLKSSTLPDNKYYKLDVTDLINEYIGGKYVNTGFLIKARTENNNYIAFYSMEAGSENQRPKLDLKT; via the coding sequence GTGATAATTCTGCTTAACCGTAAATCAGTAATAATTTTTTTAGTAATTTGCTTCGTCCTGTCAGGTTTCTCAGGCGCTTCAAGCGCTGGTTCTGCACCTGTTGTCTATGTGGCAGGAGACGGCAGCGGCGATTATAATTGTGACGGAAAAGATGACCATATACAGATAAATCAGGCACTCAAATACGTTTCTGAGAACTCAGCATATACAACTGTCCATCTCAAAGGTCCTTTCACATACGTAATAAATGAGACTCTTCTGATAGGCAACAATACAATTCTTGAAGGGGACTCCGGCGCGAAGATAAAGCTTGTAAGTAATGCTAACTGGGATGTCAAAAAACCGATGATGAAGGAGAGAAGTTCAGGCAGCCATGATATTACTATCCGGGGTTTTACGATAGACGGAAACAGGGAAGGAAACACCAATGTAGAGAGTGGAAAGGGTTACCACAACCTTATCCACCTGAAAAACTGCCAGAACATAAATGTATATAATATGAATTTGACCAGCAATCACGGCGACGGCCTGAAAACAGACAGCTGTTCGGGCATAAAGCTCCATGACAGCACTATATACCGGCTCGGACACGACGGGCTCTATGCCAGCAGCTGTTCGGATATCGAGGCTTATAATAATACGATAACCTGCAGGACAAACAGTGGGCTCAGGCTTTACAATTCCAATAGAGCACGTCTGCATGACAACATAATCACATCAGACGGTTCTGGAGGAGCGGGAATTGAAATCCAGAAGTATAATTCTCCCGTTATGGACGATATTGAAATCTATAATAACGTGATATACAAAACTGCCCGTGTGGGGATGTGGATTTTCGGAGCAGGATCTTACCCTGACTCATCGGCAGATCTCCACATTCACCATAACCAGATATATGATACCGGGACAAAGTCCAGCAGCATCATAATAGGTGGAATAATTTCCGACGGATTCAACGCTCTCATTGAGAACAACGTGATTGACGGAGTCTACGGAGCTGGAATCGTACAGAAAAATGTGTATTCTTCAGCGCCTTCAGGCTCAGGTTACGTACTTACATTGAGAAACAATATAATTACAAACTCCAGATCTTCTTCAGGAGGAAGTGGATGTGGGGTGTCTAACGAATTAACAGGTACACATTCTTTTGTCCTGCAGAACAATTGCTTCTACGGAAATGAAGCTGGAAACTGCAAAAATGTCCAAGTTTCATCTTCCGATATAAAAGCAGACCCCCGGTATGCTGACAGGAATAACCATGACTACCATCTTAAATCAAATACGGGAAGGTGGAATGGGAAAAGCTGGGTGAATGACGGTATAAATTCTCCCTGTATAGATGCAGGATACAGCCTCTCGGACTATTCTGCCGAACCTCAGGACAACGGGGGCAGGATTAACATCGGGGCTTACGGAAACACGAAATATGCTTCCAAATCCGGATCAGCAGGAGATCAGGCAGCAGGAAAGGTCTATGATAACCGCCTTCGTGAAGCTTCCCCAGAAGCTGTTTTTCAGAATACTTCTTTTATTGATATCGGCGGGATGAGTACGGGCAGGTACAGGGATGCAATGTGGTTTGACCTTAGCAAGTACGAAACCTCAGCAGAAATTGATAATGCAACTCTTTCCCTCTACTGGTATTATCCCGCAGGAAAAACAAGACCTGAAGATACCGTAATAGAGGTTTACAGGCCTGCCTCTGCCTGGAACCCTGATTATGTGAGCTGGAATAAGAGAGACAGAGGAATTGCCTGGAAAAATCCCGGAGGAGACTGGTACGATAAAAACGGAGTCCTTCAGGGCAGTACTCCGTATGCCACGGTAACTCTTAAGAGCAGCACTCTTCCTGACAACAAATATTACAAGCTTGATGTAACCGATCTCATAAATGAGTACATAGGCGGAAAATATGTAAACACCGGTTTTTTAATAAAAGCTCGCACTGAAAACAATAATTACATAGCTTTTTACAGTATGGAGGCAGGAAGTGAAAACCAGCGTCCTAAATTGGACCTGAAAACATAA